The following are from one region of the Ptychodera flava strain L36383 chromosome 15, AS_Pfla_20210202, whole genome shotgun sequence genome:
- the LOC139151555 gene encoding E3 ubiquitin-protein ligase CHIP-like, whose translation MSAVELKEQGNRFFSARKYEDAINSYTKAIMRNPNTPTFYTNRSLCYLKLQQWELAMKDCKHAIDMDSSLVKGHFFLGQALVEMGGYDEAMASLKRAYDLAREQKLNFGDDIASALRTAKKRRWNHMEDKRIQQEIELQSYLNKLMLEDKNRRAEELEKTSNKDCKDEAKKIEAEYENHLKELNSLFAAVDERRKKRDVPDYLCGKISFELMREPVITPSGITYDRKDIEEHLQRVGHFDPVTRTDLTQDQLTPNLAMKEVIDMFIAENEWVEEF comes from the exons ATGAGTGCAGTGGAGTTAAAAGAGCAAGGCAACAGATTTTTCAGCGCGCGAAAATATGAGGATGCCATCAACAGTTACACCAAAGCCATA ATGAGAAATCCAAACACACCAACGTTTTACACGAATCGGTCTCTGTGTTACCTGAAGCTACAGCAGTGGGAGCTGGCCATGAAGGATTGTAAGCATGCGATAGATATGGACAGCTCGCTGGTCAAAGGGCATTTCTTCCTCGGGCAAGCCCTGGTAGAGATGGGAGGATATGATGAAGCAATGGCCAGTTTGAAGAGAG CGTATGACTTGGCCAGAGAGCAGAAACTGAACTTTGGTGATGACATAGCTAGTGCCTTGAGAACTGCCAAGAAGCGACGATGGAACCACATGGAAGACAAAAGAATTCAGCAAGAAATAGAGCTACAGTCATATCTCAATAAATTAATGCTTGAAGATAAAAACAG GCGAGCAGAGGAACTGGAGAAAACGAGTAACAAAGACTGCAAGGACGAAGCGAAAAAAATTGAGGCAGAGTAT GAAAATCATCTCAAAGAACTTAATTCATTATTTGCAGCTGTTGATGAGAGGAGGAAG AAACGTGATGTACCTGATTACTTATGCGGTAAAATTAGTTTTGAATTGATGAGAGAACCGGTGATAACGCCGAGTGGCATTACTTACGACAGGAAAGACATTGAAGAACATTTACAG CGTGTCGGCCATTTTGACCCCGTGACGAGAACGGATCTGACGCAAGATCAGCTGACCCCAAACCTTGCGATGAAGGAGGTCATCGACATGTTCATAGCGGAGAACGAATGGGTGGAGGAATTTTAA